The DNA region AGGTGTAGGTAGCGGTATCGTTATCAATGGTCAGATGGTTTATGGCCACGACGGTTTTGCCGGAGAATTGGGTCACGTTATCATACGCCGCGAAAATGGTCGTCTTTGCGGATGCGGACGTCACGGCTGTCTGGAAACTTACTGCTCGGCTACCGGTGTAGCACGTACAGCCCGCGAATTCCTGACTGCACGTACCGAACCAAGTTTGCTTCGCTCTATCCCTGCTGAGAATATCACTTCTAAGGACGTATACGATGCAGCGGTTCAAGGTGACAAGCTGGCACAAGATATTTTCGACTTCACAGGCAACATTCTGGGTGAAGCTATTGCTGATGCTATCGCTTTCTCAAGCCCCGAAGCTATTATCCTATTTGGTGGATTGGCCAAATCCGGAGATTATATCTTCAAACCTATCCAGAAAGCTATCGATGACAATGTGCTGAATATCTATAAAGGTAAAGCCAAATTGTTGATGTCTGAGTTGAAGAACTCTGATGCAGCTGTTTTAGGTGCCAGTGCACTGGGCTGGGAACTGAGAGACCTGAAATAAAAAAGTCCATCATAATTTTAAGTGAAATCCTCCTTTTACCGGTAAAACGGGGAAGGGGGATTTTTTATTTCAAAAATATATTTTGAATGAGCAACTGACGTACGCTCCTAAAATACCAAAACCATATCGCACTTTTGCAATTCCAATTCCAGTGCCTGCCCAAATATAGCAGATACCTGCTCTCTCCAGTGCTTAGCTTTATTTTGATATAAAAAAAGTAACAATAAAGAATTATCCGTCAGTAACAAGCATGAATTAATCATCATACAACTACTGATATAGACTATACCCGAGACGCACTTGCTCCGTATCTTCTCCACTCACAGGTACCTCTGACCGAAGAAAGTACGGCCTTGATACGGAGCAAGTGCATTCCGGGTGTAACGGAGACAGGTCATAATACAATGGAGAAGATCAAAGAATTAACTACGCAAAATGACGCAAATGAACGCAAAAATCACAGAAAGCAGGTTGAAGAGATTTATTTTCCATAGATTTGCACAGTAACAGAAACAAGTAATTAAAAACACAATATCATGGGAATTATCAACCAGGGCATTCTCGGAGGCTTCTCCGGTAAAGTGGGACCGATAGTAGGATTCCACTGGAAATCAAACTACTATATACGCGCACGGGCTGCCAAAGTCAGCAATCCGCGTACACCGAAGCAACAGGAGCAACGCGGCAAATTTGCCACGGCATTCAGTTTTCTGAAAGCTATAAAACCTTTCATACGTATTGGTTACAAGGAATTTACACAAGATAAATCCGCCTTCAACGCCGCTATGTCCTATACTCTGAAAAGAGCCGTGACTGGCAGTGTAAAAGAGATCAGGATTGACTTTGACCGGGCATTGGTTTCTATGGGAACTCTAATGCCGATATTTGAAGGTACAGCTACGCAAAACGGAAATAAGATGCACTTCAACTGGCAGGACAATAGCGGTATGGGGAATGCAGAAGATACAGACATTGCTATGTTACTGGTATACAACAAAGACAAAGAGACAGCCGTTTACAATACAGAAGCCGCTTTACGCTCTGACTGTCATGCCTGGCTACAGCTTCCGGAAGAGTGGCAGGACGATGAGCTGATAGCCTATCTTAGTTTTTGCAGTACCGATGGAAATACTATAGCCAATAGTATTCGCCTGTCGGTTTCTATAGTTAAATCAACCAAGACTGAAATAGAAACACAAGCAAACTCCAGTTCCGAAAAGCATACTTGTTCTCCTTCAGCTCCTTATATACAGCAAGCTAACCGATTGCAATTCACAATCAATCAAGAGTTATTTTATAGAAATAAAAAAGGGAAACCAACGAATCGGTCCCCCTTTTTTATCTCGAAATTAGAGTATGGCTGATTAACCATTAACTCTTTTTTCTTTAATTCTTGCTTTCTTACCGGTAAGAGCACGCAGATAGTACAATTTAGCGCGACGAACCTTACCTACCTTGTTCACTTCGATACTGTCGATAGCCGGTGATTCGATTGGGAAAATACGTTCTACACCTACGGTACCAGACATTTTGCGTACAGTGAAACGCTTTTTGTCTCCATGACCGGAAATCTTGATAACAACACCACGATACAGCTGTACACGTTCTTTGTTACCTTCGATGATACGATATGCTACTGTAACAGTGTCACCTGCTTTGAAGCTCGGGTGTTGTTTACCGGTAGCAAATGCTTCTTCTGCAATTTTAATTAAATCCATTGTTATTATTCTTAAATTGTTTGATCGTTACAACGCAACATACCAGGCTTCTCTCGTAGGTCCTGACAGCGATTGCGCGAAAGCGGTGCAAAGGAACGAATTATTCGGCAGATACACAAATAATTCGCTCGTTTTTTGCTTAGCGACGATCGCCTGAAGAACGGCTGGAACTACCGGAACTGCTTCTTCTTGTTGAAGAAGAACCGCTGCTGCGGGTACTGCTTCCGGAAGAACTCCGTACACTGGAAGAACTGCTTTCCTTACGTTCGGTACTCGGTGTAGTACTGCTGCTACGGCGAGAAGAGCTTGTATTACTCTTCGTACTACTGTTGGTACGACGTGAACTACTATTATTGTTGCGTGAACTGCTGCTGGTATTAGTAGTTGCATTGCTGTTCGTACTTTCCCTGCGGGTAGTGCTTGGAGTGGTAGTGCGATTACTACTTGAACTACTGCGACGGGTAGTGTACACATCATCTCTCGACGGCGCACGGTCAGAGCCGGGACGTACAGTTACAGAGCCAAAATCCGAACGGCGATGTGTTGTATAGGACTTGGTATCACGAATACGATACGAACCATTATAAAATGGATGTTTGTAGCGTCCGCGATAATAGCTCACATTATTATGATGCGTGCGATAGTGTCCGCCTACATACGTGCGGTAGTGATACGGACGGGGGAAATAGAAATGATTGTGGTTGGTATACGTGACATAAACACGGAAGTACCAACGGTTTCCACTGGTATAGATGGGACGGTAAAAATACTCCGCCTGCATAAAGCGGGCATACTGTCGGCTACTAAGCACCCAGCGGAGATCGTCATTACGTACATCCAGATAGTCATAATATCGGTTGAGCGCCCACTCATTACCATATAGCACATCATCCATTACATAACGTACACCGGAAATGAAGTCATAATTGATTTCATATACATCATTGTATTGTTCGGTGCTCAGGTTCAGCTCGTAAGCCATTTTATCTGTGAGGAAACGAGTCTCCTTACGTACTTTGCTATTACTCATAGCATTCGTGCCTGCGCTGCAAACAGCAGTACTCAAAGTGGCAAGCAGGATAAATAATATTCGTTTCATGATAGCGTTTTTTTACTTAGTTTATGAATTGTCTTTTCTTTGCTGGAAACAAAAATAGGGGAAGATTATCCCCTATTCATTTGTTTCTCTCTATTCTTACATAGGGATTTCCCTAATCTGTTTAGGACTTCGGGGATTTTGCCAACATGATGCCATCCTCTTTCAAAAGGATGAGATGTTTCTTATAAAGGTCGCCTACACCTTTCTTGAAAGTTTTCTTGCTAACGCCAAAAGTGGCATAAATGTCATCTGCCGGACTTTTATCATTCAAAGATATCTGCCCGCCATTATCCTTTATATATTGCAACAGGGTTTTCGAAAAGTCATCCACTTTTTCAAAGCCTGGCTTCTGAAGTATCAAGTCTATCTTACCATCCTCACGTACTTGCTTGATGAAAGCTTTCACCTGATCGCCGGTATGCAAAGGCTGAAATATCTCACTATCATACAACAAACCACCATACTTATTCTCAATAATCGCCTTGAAACCTAAATCCGTTTTTTGCCAGATAAGGATATTCACCTCATCTCCAGCTTTATAAGGCGCTTCTTCTTTAGAAAGATAGCGATCTACTTTGGCCGAAGCTACGATACGGTAACTTTCATCATCCAAATGAGCATGAATAACGTATTCCTTTCCTACCTGCATCTTCATCTTCTGTTCACGGAAAGGCACGAAAAGGTCTTTCATCAATCCCCAGTTCAAGAATGCTCCATACTCATTTACCCATGCTACTTCCAAACAGGCAAACTCGCCTACCTGCACCAACGGTGTCAATGTTGTGGCAACAAGGCGTTCCTCGCTATCCAGATATATAAATACATTCAATTCGTCTCCCGGCTGGCAACCTTCGGGCACATAACGCAGAGGAAGCAAGATTTCTCCATCCTCACCACCATCCAGATACATGCCGAACTCCACTTCCTTGACGACCTGCAAGATATTGAATTTACCTAATTCGATGCTCATAATTTCTTTCGTTTGGGGCAAAGATAATGCAAACCAAAGGCAGTACAAAATAAGCTTGATTATTTTTAATGCTGAGGTGCAGCTTATCTTCGCTTTTAAGCAAAGATAATGCAAACCAAAGGCAGTACAAAATAAGCTTGATTATTTTTAATGCTAAGATGCAGCTTATCTTCGCTTTTAAGCAAAGATTAAGCATAAGGCATAACTTTTCAATCTAAGCCATAACTTTTTTCTATGAACAAATCTCTTGGAAAACAGTTATTTTTGTATCGGGAAACTAAAGATAAGGAAAATTATATTCACCTAATTAAATACATAAAAGTTATGGAATTTCTAACAAACGAAAAGCTTACGATTGTAGGAGCTGCCGGAATGATCGGCTCTAACATGGCACAGACTGCCATTATGATGCATTTGACACCCAATATTTGCCTGTACGATCCGTATGGACCGGGACTGGAAGGTGTAGCGGAAGAAATGTTTCACTGCGGTTTCGAAGGACTGAACCTTACGTATACTTCCGACATCAAAGAAGCGTTGACCGGAGCCAAATACATTGTATCTTCAGGTGGTGCTGCCCGCAAAGCAGGCATGACACGTGAAGACCTGCTGAAAGGTAATGCTGCCATTGCTGAAGAGTTCGGTAAAAATGTAAAAGCTTACTGCCCGGACGTGAAACATGTAGTAGTTATCTTCAATCCCGCCGACATAACCGGATTGATCACTCTGTTATATTCCGGCCTGAAACCTTCACAGGTAACTACTCTCGCAGCTCTCGACAGTACCCGTTTGCGTAGTGAACTCGCCAAGCATTTCCACATTTCTCCTGATAAGGTAGAAAATTGCCGTACGTATGGCGGCCACGGAGAACAGATGGCTGTTTATGCCTCAACAGCCAAAGTAGATGGTAAACCTTTGCCGGAAATTATCGGTACGTCTGCTCTTACTGCTGAACAATGGGCTGAAATCCAAAGTAAGGTAACCAAAGGCGGTGCCAACATCATCAACCTTCGCGAACGTTCTTCTTTCCAAAGCCCGGCATACGTTTCCATAGAAATGATTGCTGCCGCCATGGGTGGTAAACCGTTCCGTTGGCCGGCAGGTACGTATGTACACAGTCACGGCTTCGACCACATCATGATGGCAATGGAAACTGAAATCACCAAAGACGGCGTACACTACAAAGAGTTGAAAGGCACTCCGGAAGAAGAAGCCAAGCTGAAAGAAAGTTATGCCCACCTCTGCAAATTGCGTGACGAAGTGATTGGGATGGGAGTACTTCCTGCTATTAAGGATTGGAAAAGCATCAACCCGAACATTGACTAAATTATAGATATAAGGGGATACCTTCGAGAACTCCTGTTTAGACTTTCCCTCTTGCGCTCACACAAACCGAGCGCAGGGGGAATTTTCTTTTATTTTTTCAGAAATCCTTTGGCTGTATTAAAAAAACTATTTATCTTTGCACCCGCAAACGAAGAAGGTGCCATAGCTCAGTTGGTAGAGCAAAGGACTGAAAATCCTTGTGTCCCCGGTTCGATTCCTGGTGGCACCACTCGTAAGCAAAGTATCGGAATGTAGCGCAGTTGGTAGCGCACTACGTTCGGGACGTAGGGGTCGGGCGTTCGAGTCGCCTCATTCCGACACAAAGAAGGTCTGATTCTCAAAAGGAGTTAGACCTTTTTTGTTACATTCTCAATCCCCCAAACAACATTATTCTAATTCTAATCCGATTCTATTATGCTTGACATCATACTGATCATATTAGGAAGTCTATGCCTTATAGTAGGCTTATTGGGATGTATCCTCCCTATAATTCCCGGACCACCCATTTCATACGCCGGTTTATTATTACTCCACATTACAGATAAGGCGCAATTTTCCACATTTCAATTACTGATTTGGCTGTTTCTGGTAGTAATAGTACAAGTATTGGACTATTTCACTCCTATGATTGGAAGCAAGTACAGCGGAGGAAGTAAATGGGGAAGCTGGGGCTGCCTGATAGGTTCAATCCTCGGAATCATCTTTCTCGGCCCGTGGGGAATTGTTATCGGTCCTTTTGGAGGTGCTTTCATCGGAGAACTCTTGGGAGACAGAAGTGCAAGGGATGCCCTAAAATCAGGTATCGGGGCACTGATTGGTTTTCTGGTGGGGACGGTGTTTAAGGTAGTAGTTTGCGGGTACTTCGTATGGTGTTTCGTAAAGGCATTGATATGATTTCACCACAGAGTGACACAGAGTTTAATTTGAAATCAGAACTCTGTGGGACTCTGTGTCACTCTGTGGTGATTATACTATTATCGTTGCAATGTAATTCCCATCAACCCAATCACCACATCATTAGAAAGAGTTTCAAGAACGAGGTGGGAAAGTTTCTTATCAGGATTCAAGGGCATTTCAAGCAATATGGCAGCACCACCATCCAATTCACGGGAGGCACCGGGAAAGCCTAATTCTTCTCCAAAGTTATTGCTGATCTCGCCCGTTTTAAGACGTAGGCGATAAAGTGCCGGAGCATGCCGGTTGAAAGCCAGACCATCTTCAAAGAAAATATGCTCAATGGGCGCCCAGTTATCGGGATTACGCAGAGCCATCTTATCGCAAGTACCATCTTTGTAATAAACACGGATCAGCCCATTGTCAATATGGCACTGCATGTGATTGGTACTACCTGCCATGAGTAAATAGGCACGGGATGCCTTTCCTTTGAGAGAGACCGTCAAACTATCCGGATAATTATCCCACAAGGATGTGAAAGCTATATTTTGGCCCTCAGCAGGAGTACGGAAAGGAACTCCCAGCTTAGTATTCAACACTCCCTTCTGAACGGAAGAGCGAAGCCCGGAATCATCAATATCCACCGTATGCAAAGGATGGCACCATTCACCGATGCCTTGCTTGGGTATCTGCAAAGTGGTATATGGAGAACGGGGTGAAAGATACTCATTACGGAATATATCTGTAACCCCAGAATTGAATTGCTTATCCATCACAACCGGTTCACACTTAGAAGAATTGACTTTAGCAAAGGCGGAGAACTGAGTAGAATTACCCTTATCTGCGGCCATCGGATTATCTACAGGAGCCCACCATTTCATATCCCCTTGTTGCATCGGAACGAAACGAACAGGAGCTTCAGCAGAAGCAGCTTCTATCTGAGACTTTGCCGGACTACCAAGCACTTCCCCACCCCATTCAATATTAATTTCCACTTTTTCATCCGAAGAAGCAGGGACCATAACGGAAAGTACCGGACGGGTGATGGAGTTCTCTACCAATGTCCATGTTGCAGGCTTTCCATTGACTGTAAGCTTCGCCACTTCCGAGCGCTGTGCCGGAAACTGAAGTTCCAATGTACGCACCGCAGGTAATCGGTGGATGATTGTATAGGATGTTACCGCTTCATTAGTATGCTTAAAGTCAAAATCAATATCCGGAGTATGCAGAGATGCAAAAGGCCAGGAGGAGGGTAAGCCGGGTTTTACCAACAGGCGTCCGTTCATGGCATCAGGAAGGATACCATAGAGTCCTTGTATCAAGACACGGGAAGCTACACCTATAGGATCCCCGAAATCACGGTAACATTCTCCACGGGCAGCATCATAAAAACTGATTTGCCCGAAGTTACCGGGACTTTCCCCCAGATACATGCCATCGAGGACAGAACTCTTGAGCAGATGGAAACCTGCATCCGCACGTCCTGCCTGAAAATAAGCAAGAGCAGTATGCATCACTTCGGCAAAAGCAACGTTGTTGATACTCCAGGAATAAGGCAACCAGTTCGTAGTGGAGATAGTAGCATAACCTTCATCTTTCAAGCCATCGCCACGAACGGGGATATGTGGTATCTCGCGATCCACATAACTGGTGGCAAGATAAGCTTGGAAAGGATCAGCGATGTCACTATCCAATGCATGATAAATAGTCCATACACCGGGACTGGTATGCAGACGTTTATGCCCCATGAAATCCTGAAACTCAGCCCAATGTCCACGTTCGGGCATCCAAAGGCGGGTATTCAGAGCTTTCAGTATTCTATCAGCTTCTTCACGATAGGGTGCAGGGTCTTCTCCAATCTTCTCGGCAATCATAGCTGCGAGGCGATTGGAACGATAGTTATAGGCAGAAGAATGAGTGACCGCACCACTATTATAATAAAGGGCATCACTTGCCCAGATGCAGGCATAGGCATCATAAAGTCCGTCATTATCGGGATCATAGTTTCGCTTTTCCCAGGCAAGGTGACGGGTCAGGACAGGCCACATACGGCGGGCGTATTCCAAATCACCGGTCCAGTTGAAATGCCACAAGAGTTCATCAATATAACAAAGATTCATGTCATAATGATGCATCTGATCGTTCCGACGGGGGTTACGGCAGATATAACCGTTACTATATTGGGGTGTTCCCCACTTCTTTTCGGAGCGTGCCAAAGCAAGAGTTGAATCCTGTGCAGGGTGTGGAATCGTGTTCGGCACCTCTGTCACCTGACTGGCGGCATAAGCATTGAAGTGCGTACGGGCACGGTCGTGCCAACCTAAAGCATCACCGATATAAGCAGCACGCCAGCCACTGAGAGGCATGCGCCAGCCAATAGCACCATGCAACCAGACTTCACCATCCCAAATACCATCAGCAGCTACGGCAAGGGCACCACCCAGAGTATTAAAGTATGGATCGGGGGTTGTGATCCTGATGCGTGAGGCAAGATCGGCACGGGCTTGTTCAGACTTATTATAAAGGGAAATGCCTTCTTCCAGTGAAGGTACTACCAAGGAATAGTCACGTACAAGTACATAAGCATCCTGTCGGTCGAAAAGGGAGATACCCAATGATTGTAATTGATGAGGTTGCTCGAGCGCATCAAAACAACCGGGAGGATCGGCCCCCATATCACCGTTACGGCTCAATCTGTTCAGGCGGATTTCACTTAACATAGGGCGCAAGACTGCACCTACAGGCATATTTACAGGAGTAATCTTCCAAATGGCAGCATCTTCATCCGGCAAAGCAAGAGCAGAGATTTGCAGTTCGGCATCCGTTCCCCAGGAAGGGTGCTTCAAACGATAGGAACGCCGTCCGGGGGTGTAGCGAGACTCACACCAAGCGGTTTCTTCCAATGGAGTCACTGAACTATCAGCCAGTACGAGATGGAAATGTATATTCTTACTGTTGCGCTTTTCGTAGACAGCAAAAATAGGACGGTCACTCGTTTCCAGACGGAAAGCGGTATGACTGCCATAAAGGGCACGGGTATAGCGGTTCTTTCCATTGACACTTACAAAATCTTCACCGTCCGGACGATATTGCAGGGTACGGGCAGCACCCCGCTTATGATCATTGTAAGAGGTGGATTCGATGCGGTCGCCGGCACTTTGAGGTTTATTACCGGTGGTATATTGTGCATAGGCGAAAGCCGGCAACAAGGAGATGAGAGTATAGAAAAATAGTTGTTTCATTACATGTTATGAGTTAATTCTTTTTAGGAGTGTTATGAATTAATTCACCACAGAGTAACACAGAGTCTCACAGAGTTTAATCAATTTGAAATCAAAAGAATAGAACTCCGTGATACTCTGTGTTACTCTGTGGTGAAAACTCATTTCTGAACGGTTACGGCATCGGTTTCAAACCTTCCCAACGGACATCCCATGTTCCGTCCTGCGGGAAGCCCGGATTCTTCACCTGGCAGCCATCCCAACCGGCACACATCAGCGCTACGGCAGTCAGCAAGCCTCCATTACCGGGCAGGTAACAGCGCAGACGGCCATCCTGATAGTTATGTCCGTTCTGCAAATACGTATTCGTGCGCTTATCCATCAGCAGGGCACCGACAGCTTTTTCCGGTTCGCCCAGACGAGTGGCATTCATGGCGGTCATCGGATAATCCCAACCCCAGGTCTTACCCCAGTTCCAGTTGTCCCACACCCAGTGCAGGGTATTCTTCATGTAGTCGTCACGGATGAGTTTGTTCATCGGAAGGATACCTACAGACCCCAATACAGCCATGTGATCACTGGTGAAACGAATATCTTTGTATGTATCAACAGCATCTTCGGAAGCAAGGTAAAGATGATCCTCATTATAGGCAAGCGGAGAAAGTTTATCAATCATCTCATCCCACTCCAGATTACGCTTTTCTCCGGCACGCTCGCGCCACTTCTGCGCAGTCTGCATGGCAAAGTGCCAGTAAGACAATTCGAAAGGCGGGTTGATAGTAGTAGCCGCGCGCAGCGTCTCTTGCGCCGGGATAGCTCCCTTCAAGATGAAACGTCCGTGGAATTCATCGTATGTAGCAAAAGCGTACATGAACTCGGCAGTTTCCTGCACCAGACGATTGTATTTCTTAATCACTTCATCCGAAGGATTGGCACGGTAGACAAGTTCTGCCAGATAGATAAAGTGCGGTTGTTGCCAGATCAGGAAAGAACCTACATTCGAGGGAGCTTCCGTACCGGTGGGATCAGTCATTTTCATCCAGCGTACACCGGGGAAACCTTGACGACGGGCTATTTCACGGGCAACAGGCTCTACAGTTTCGTACCAACCCAGTGTACGGTCCAACAGATTGGCATGTCCCCAAAGAGGTTGCCACGCCTGATGCCACCAGATCATTTCGAGATGGAATTTACCAAACCAAGAGTTATAAGTCAAGCCTGTTTCCTGCGGAGGTACACTTCCTGCCGACTGGATAGCAAGCAGATATTGACTCAACAATACGCGACGTTCCAATTCTTTGGCACGCGGATCCGTACAGTGAGAGAAGTCGACGGCAGCACCATTCTTCCAGAAATCCGTCCAGTATGTAGCACTGGCGGCAGCGGTTTCGGTGAAAGCGGGCAATGCTTTGTCATCGACATAGACAGCAGGTTCACTTTCGAATACGGTTCCCTGAAAATTCGGTGTAAACAGGCAGGAAAAGGCCAGCATATCTTCTTCAGGGGTCAGTACGAAGTAGTTCTTCGACTTCTCAGCCAGACGGGCCTTGCCTTCCCAACGGAGGGTTACGTAATAAGTTGTTTCGTCGAGCACACGCTTCAACAAAGCGCTTTGAGCATCCTGGCGAACGATAGTTGTGGAATGTTTGTCGTTCGCATTCCAGTTGCAGGCATCATCGGCATGTCCGCCTGTGGGATAAGGGAAACGCAGATTAACACCCGCATGCGCACGACTGGTAACACAAGCGGAAATCATATCCTGGTTAGGATGGCAGACTGTCTGCACATCGAAAGCATTGCCATTCAACATGAAGTGGCTGGTGATTTCACCTTTCCACATATTCAGCGTCTGCCGGATCTCAGTAATATCAGAAGCTTTCACTCCCTCGCCCAGTTCGAGGCCTATAATGCCCAGATGCAGGCGATGCGGATTCACACGAAACCAATCGGAAGATTCTTTCTGGCGTCCCGGTTCCTTGAACTGGC from Bacteroides sp. MSB163 includes:
- a CDS encoding CvfB family protein, yielding MSIELGKFNILQVVKEVEFGMYLDGGEDGEILLPLRYVPEGCQPGDELNVFIYLDSEERLVATTLTPLVQVGEFACLEVAWVNEYGAFLNWGLMKDLFVPFREQKMKMQVGKEYVIHAHLDDESYRIVASAKVDRYLSKEEAPYKAGDEVNILIWQKTDLGFKAIIENKYGGLLYDSEIFQPLHTGDQVKAFIKQVREDGKIDLILQKPGFEKVDDFSKTLLQYIKDNGGQISLNDKSPADDIYATFGVSKKTFKKGVGDLYKKHLILLKEDGIMLAKSPKS
- a CDS encoding DUF4450 domain-containing protein, encoding MKQLFFYTLISLLPAFAYAQYTTGNKPQSAGDRIESTSYNDHKRGAARTLQYRPDGEDFVSVNGKNRYTRALYGSHTAFRLETSDRPIFAVYEKRNSKNIHFHLVLADSSVTPLEETAWCESRYTPGRRSYRLKHPSWGTDAELQISALALPDEDAAIWKITPVNMPVGAVLRPMLSEIRLNRLSRNGDMGADPPGCFDALEQPHQLQSLGISLFDRQDAYVLVRDYSLVVPSLEEGISLYNKSEQARADLASRIRITTPDPYFNTLGGALAVAADGIWDGEVWLHGAIGWRMPLSGWRAAYIGDALGWHDRARTHFNAYAASQVTEVPNTIPHPAQDSTLALARSEKKWGTPQYSNGYICRNPRRNDQMHHYDMNLCYIDELLWHFNWTGDLEYARRMWPVLTRHLAWEKRNYDPDNDGLYDAYACIWASDALYYNSGAVTHSSAYNYRSNRLAAMIAEKIGEDPAPYREEADRILKALNTRLWMPERGHWAEFQDFMGHKRLHTSPGVWTIYHALDSDIADPFQAYLATSYVDREIPHIPVRGDGLKDEGYATISTTNWLPYSWSINNVAFAEVMHTALAYFQAGRADAGFHLLKSSVLDGMYLGESPGNFGQISFYDAARGECYRDFGDPIGVASRVLIQGLYGILPDAMNGRLLVKPGLPSSWPFASLHTPDIDFDFKHTNEAVTSYTIIHRLPAVRTLELQFPAQRSEVAKLTVNGKPATWTLVENSITRPVLSVMVPASSDEKVEINIEWGGEVLGSPAKSQIEAASAEAPVRFVPMQQGDMKWWAPVDNPMAADKGNSTQFSAFAKVNSSKCEPVVMDKQFNSGVTDIFRNEYLSPRSPYTTLQIPKQGIGEWCHPLHTVDIDDSGLRSSVQKGVLNTKLGVPFRTPAEGQNIAFTSLWDNYPDSLTVSLKGKASRAYLLMAGSTNHMQCHIDNGLIRVYYKDGTCDKMALRNPDNWAPIEHIFFEDGLAFNRHAPALYRLRLKTGEISNNFGEELGFPGASRELDGGAAILLEMPLNPDKKLSHLVLETLSNDVVIGLMGITLQR
- a CDS encoding malate dehydrogenase; this encodes MEFLTNEKLTIVGAAGMIGSNMAQTAIMMHLTPNICLYDPYGPGLEGVAEEMFHCGFEGLNLTYTSDIKEALTGAKYIVSSGGAARKAGMTREDLLKGNAAIAEEFGKNVKAYCPDVKHVVVIFNPADITGLITLLYSGLKPSQVTTLAALDSTRLRSELAKHFHISPDKVENCRTYGGHGEQMAVYASTAKVDGKPLPEIIGTSALTAEQWAEIQSKVTKGGANIINLRERSSFQSPAYVSIEMIAAAMGGKPFRWPAGTYVHSHGFDHIMMAMETEITKDGVHYKELKGTPEEEAKLKESYAHLCKLRDEVIGMGVLPAIKDWKSINPNID
- a CDS encoding ROK family protein, whose protein sequence is MNSSMEKPYVVGIDIGGTNTVFGIVDARGTIIASGSIKTGAHDQADDYVDAVCKNLLPLIIANGGVDKIKGIGIGAPNGNYYSGTIEFAPNLPWKGVIPLAAMFEERLGIPTALTNDANAAAIGEMTYGAARGMKDFIMITLGTGVGSGIVINGQMVYGHDGFAGELGHVIIRRENGRLCGCGRHGCLETYCSATGVARTAREFLTARTEPSLLRSIPAENITSKDVYDAAVQGDKLAQDIFDFTGNILGEAIADAIAFSSPEAIILFGGLAKSGDYIFKPIQKAIDDNVLNIYKGKAKLLMSELKNSDAAVLGASALGWELRDLK
- a CDS encoding DUF456 domain-containing protein; this encodes MLDIILIILGSLCLIVGLLGCILPIIPGPPISYAGLLLLHITDKAQFSTFQLLIWLFLVVIVQVLDYFTPMIGSKYSGGSKWGSWGCLIGSILGIIFLGPWGIVIGPFGGAFIGELLGDRSARDALKSGIGALIGFLVGTVFKVVVCGYFVWCFVKALI
- the rplS gene encoding 50S ribosomal protein L19 codes for the protein MDLIKIAEEAFATGKQHPSFKAGDTVTVAYRIIEGNKERVQLYRGVVIKISGHGDKKRFTVRKMSGTVGVERIFPIESPAIDSIEVNKVGKVRRAKLYYLRALTGKKARIKEKRVNG
- a CDS encoding DUF6266 family protein, yielding MGIINQGILGGFSGKVGPIVGFHWKSNYYIRARAAKVSNPRTPKQQEQRGKFATAFSFLKAIKPFIRIGYKEFTQDKSAFNAAMSYTLKRAVTGSVKEIRIDFDRALVSMGTLMPIFEGTATQNGNKMHFNWQDNSGMGNAEDTDIAMLLVYNKDKETAVYNTEAALRSDCHAWLQLPEEWQDDELIAYLSFCSTDGNTIANSIRLSVSIVKSTKTEIETQANSSSEKHTCSPSAPYIQQANRLQFTINQELFYRNKKGKPTNRSPFFISKLEYG